A single region of the Massilia sp. erpn genome encodes:
- the hisB gene encoding imidazoleglycerol-phosphate dehydratase HisB: MNRTAEITRNTNETQIRVAINLDGTGVQKLNTGVPFLDHMLDQIARHGLFDLDIEATGDTHIDNHHTVEDVGITLGMAVAKAIGDRKGIRRYGHAYVPLDEALSRVVIDFSGRPGIEYHIPFTRAMIGGFDVDLTLEFFRGFVNHALVTLHIDNLRGTNAHHQCETVFKAFGRALRMAVEHDERAAGTIPSTKGSL; encoded by the coding sequence ATGAACCGCACCGCAGAAATCACGCGCAACACCAACGAGACCCAGATTCGCGTCGCCATCAATCTGGATGGCACCGGCGTGCAGAAACTGAACACCGGCGTTCCCTTCCTCGACCATATGCTGGACCAGATCGCGCGCCATGGCCTGTTCGATCTCGATATCGAAGCGACGGGCGACACGCATATCGATAATCACCATACAGTGGAAGACGTCGGCATCACCCTGGGCATGGCGGTGGCGAAAGCCATCGGCGACCGCAAAGGCATCCGCCGCTACGGCCATGCCTATGTGCCGCTGGATGAAGCCCTGTCGCGCGTGGTCATCGATTTTTCGGGCCGTCCCGGCATCGAATACCATATTCCTTTCACGCGCGCCATGATCGGCGGCTTTGATGTCGACCTGACGCTGGAATTCTTCCGCGGCTTCGTCAACCATGCCCTGGTCACGCTGCACATCGACAATCTGCGCGGCACCAATGCCCATCACCAGTGCGAAACCGTGTTCAAGGCTTTCGGCCGCGCCCTGCGCATGGCCGTCGAGCATGACGAACGCGCGGCAGGCACCATCCCTTCGACCAAAGGAAGCCTGTAA